The following coding sequences are from one Bufo bufo chromosome 2, aBufBuf1.1, whole genome shotgun sequence window:
- the LOC120991859 gene encoding probable N-acetyltransferase CML1: protein MSSYKVRLYKESDHRTVHEIFTSGCHEHISPAFYNALRQPHISLILLVGLVLPLVTNGSILFSILVGVILLLMLWLPGREFFLYHLRHGLAGDLKNISKHYLEREGYCFWVVELQGEAVGMVAAIPYITPHERSVELKRMFVSRAHRGKGLAKLLCSTVIDFARKSGHHAVILTTTAIQVDGRRLYEKMGFKSADLAPYNPVLNLVGMPWVGYRYDIPSSR, encoded by the coding sequence ATGTCCTCTTACAAAGTGCGTTTGTACAAGGAATCTGACCATCGTACGGTCCATGAGATCTTCACATCCGGTTGTCATGAACACATCTCTCCAGCTTTCTACAATGCCTTAAGGCAACCTCACATCTCACTTATACTCTTGGTGGGACTCGTTCTTCCACTGGTCACTAATGGATCCATCCTGTTCTCCATCTTGGTTGGGGTCATTCTGTTGCTCATGTTATGGCTCCCCGGTAGAGAGTTTTTCCTTTATCATCTTAGGCATGGTCTGGCCGGAGATTTGAAGAACATTAGTAAACATTATCTAGAGAGGGAAGGTTATTGCTTCTGGGTGGTGGAGTTACAAGGAGAAGCTGTGGGCATGGTGGCCGCTATCCCATACATTACCCCTCATGAGAGGAGCGTGGAGCTGAAGAGGATGTTTGTATCTCGTGCCCACAGAGGCAAAGGGCTCGCCAAATTATTATGCAGTACAGTGATTGACTTTGCACGGAAGAGTGGGCATCATGCGGTCATCCTAACCACCACGGCCATACAGGTTGATGGCAGGCGACTCTATGAGAAGATGGGCTTCAAGAGTGCAGACCTAGCTCCATACAACCCAGTACTAAACCTCGTCGGCATGCCTTGGGTTGGTTACAGATATGATATCCCCTCCAGTAGATGA